A portion of the Parasteatoda tepidariorum isolate YZ-2023 chromosome 5, CAS_Ptep_4.0, whole genome shotgun sequence genome contains these proteins:
- the LOC107444603 gene encoding meiosis 1 arrest protein isoform X2, whose product MEKQEWREAFQRQPTYYIFFDLTPPMSISNITTICQVLQDTTILVISMKGSSRFSVLGVYVLSGRTKCIFPFQSLKQNYTKFQFSLECMKSTHTLFTGSETFETSDLSTCLQHAIQQYETYFQGAVLNKEEWPQLQVVFFTAQPLQRFTKQVKESLQSIELGYIRKVNVDANSYQLENVMKCWLHDCSTDSDHLRIVVDKYNLRCDLKECFLNIDSFPVHGHFSIAVDSTYSNQVGRANPVSKQNFISKVPVLTLEAVAVVRREGLCESLLFGHPFIATATQCWKLDWDELERCEQEFTAIVNYLYEKNMVLLTKKRINLSGTTDKVIPAGHFVLFPSKNALLVKSVVTQELLLPLTLSDSNAIPEELTLEVKESMEKLEKRDVYNPVSVNSGLYRYLLSFFSKNKSKASTSFVVPIINKDEGKATLKKRRKCTVVPVAEVASNVSPEPNNGKDFMTASTFLKKKFLQNIV is encoded by the exons atggAGAAACAAGAATGGCGGGAAGCATTTCAACGGCAACctacatattatatattttttgatttgacTCCGCCAATGTCAATAAGCAATATAACTACTATTTGTCAGGTTTTGCAAGATACCACAATCTTGGTAATATCAATGAAAGGTTCTTCTCGATTTTCGGTCTTAGGCGTTTATGTTTTGTCTGGtagaacaaaatgtatttttccctTTCAATCTCTTAAACAgaattacacaaaatttcagttttctttagAATGCATGAAAAGTACTCATACTTTATTTACTGGGTCAGAGACGTTTGAAACTAGTGATTTATCTACATGCCTACAGCATGCTATACAGcaatatgaaacatattttcag ggagcagtattaaataaagaagaatggCCCCAACTGCAAGTGGTGTTTTTCACCGCTCAACCTCTACAGAGATTCACTAAACAAGTCAAAGAGTCCCTTCAAAGCATAGAACTAGGATACATTAGAAAAGTCAAT GTCGATGCTAACTCTTATCAACtagaaaatgtaatgaaatgctGGCTCCATGACTGCAGTACAGACTCTGATCACTTACGGATTGTTGTTGACAAATACAACTTACGCTGTGACCTCAAGGAATGTTTTCTGAATATCGATTCATTTCCTGTGCATGGACACTTTAGCATCGCCGTAGATTCAACTTATTCGAATCAAGTTGGACGAGCAAATCctgtttcaaaacaaaacttcaTTTCTAAAGTGCCTGTGCTTACTTTGGAGGCAGTAGCCGTTGTTCGTAGAGAAGGTCTTTGCGAATCTCTTCTTTTTGGACATCCCTTTATAGCAA CTGCCACTCAGTGTTGGAAACTGGATTGGGACGAATTAGAAAGATGTGAGCAAGAATTCACAGCTATTGTTAACTActtgtacgaaaaaaatatggttttattaaccaagaAGCGCATAAATCTATCTGGAACTACAGATAAAGTGATACCAGCTGGCCACTTTGTGCTTTTTCCATCTAAAAATGCACTGCTCGTGAAATCCGTTGTCACCCAGGAATTATTACTTCCACTAACTCTATCTGACTCAAATGCAATTCCTGAAGAGCTGACGCTG GAAGTCAAGGAATCCATGGAGAAGCTAGAGAAAAGAGATGTATACAATCCTGTGAGCGTGAATTCCGGACTTTATCGATATCTCTTgtcatttttctctaaaaacaaATCTAAAGCATCTACAAGTTTTGTGGTGCCAATTATAAACAAAGACGAG gGTAAAGCAACGTTGAAAAAACGAAGGAAATGTACAGTTGTACCAGTTGCGGAAGTAGCTTCAAATGTTTCTCCGGAACCAAACAATGGAAAGGATTTCATGACAGCGTCGACATTTCTCAAGAAAAAATTCCTCCAGAATATTGTATAA
- the LOC107444603 gene encoding meiosis 1 arrest protein isoform X1 has product MEKQEWREAFQRQPTYYIFFDLTPPMSISNITTICQVLQDTTILVISMKGSSRFSVLGVYVLSGRTKCIFPFQSLKQNYTKFQFSLECMKSTHTLFTGSETFETSDLSTCLQHAIQQYETYFQGAVLNKEEWPQLQVVFFTAQPLQRFTKQVKESLQSIELGYIRKVNVIMLRNRLFHTSMTSSESKSETQSHSSQNIFDNDVENTINSLLHAIEVDANSYQLENVMKCWLHDCSTDSDHLRIVVDKYNLRCDLKECFLNIDSFPVHGHFSIAVDSTYSNQVGRANPVSKQNFISKVPVLTLEAVAVVRREGLCESLLFGHPFIATATQCWKLDWDELERCEQEFTAIVNYLYEKNMVLLTKKRINLSGTTDKVIPAGHFVLFPSKNALLVKSVVTQELLLPLTLSDSNAIPEELTLEVKESMEKLEKRDVYNPVSVNSGLYRYLLSFFSKNKSKASTSFVVPIINKDEGKATLKKRRKCTVVPVAEVASNVSPEPNNGKDFMTASTFLKKKFLQNIV; this is encoded by the exons atggAGAAACAAGAATGGCGGGAAGCATTTCAACGGCAACctacatattatatattttttgatttgacTCCGCCAATGTCAATAAGCAATATAACTACTATTTGTCAGGTTTTGCAAGATACCACAATCTTGGTAATATCAATGAAAGGTTCTTCTCGATTTTCGGTCTTAGGCGTTTATGTTTTGTCTGGtagaacaaaatgtatttttccctTTCAATCTCTTAAACAgaattacacaaaatttcagttttctttagAATGCATGAAAAGTACTCATACTTTATTTACTGGGTCAGAGACGTTTGAAACTAGTGATTTATCTACATGCCTACAGCATGCTATACAGcaatatgaaacatattttcag ggagcagtattaaataaagaagaatggCCCCAACTGCAAGTGGTGTTTTTCACCGCTCAACCTCTACAGAGATTCACTAAACAAGTCAAAGAGTCCCTTCAAAGCATAGAACTAGGATACATTAGAAAAGTCAAT GTGATCATGCTTAGAAATCGTCTATTTCATACTTCAATGACTAGCAGTGAATCGAAAAGTGAAACTCAGTCTCATagttctcaaaatatatttgacaaTGATGTAGAAAATACTATAAACAGTCTTTTACATGCTATCGAA GTCGATGCTAACTCTTATCAACtagaaaatgtaatgaaatgctGGCTCCATGACTGCAGTACAGACTCTGATCACTTACGGATTGTTGTTGACAAATACAACTTACGCTGTGACCTCAAGGAATGTTTTCTGAATATCGATTCATTTCCTGTGCATGGACACTTTAGCATCGCCGTAGATTCAACTTATTCGAATCAAGTTGGACGAGCAAATCctgtttcaaaacaaaacttcaTTTCTAAAGTGCCTGTGCTTACTTTGGAGGCAGTAGCCGTTGTTCGTAGAGAAGGTCTTTGCGAATCTCTTCTTTTTGGACATCCCTTTATAGCAA CTGCCACTCAGTGTTGGAAACTGGATTGGGACGAATTAGAAAGATGTGAGCAAGAATTCACAGCTATTGTTAACTActtgtacgaaaaaaatatggttttattaaccaagaAGCGCATAAATCTATCTGGAACTACAGATAAAGTGATACCAGCTGGCCACTTTGTGCTTTTTCCATCTAAAAATGCACTGCTCGTGAAATCCGTTGTCACCCAGGAATTATTACTTCCACTAACTCTATCTGACTCAAATGCAATTCCTGAAGAGCTGACGCTG GAAGTCAAGGAATCCATGGAGAAGCTAGAGAAAAGAGATGTATACAATCCTGTGAGCGTGAATTCCGGACTTTATCGATATCTCTTgtcatttttctctaaaaacaaATCTAAAGCATCTACAAGTTTTGTGGTGCCAATTATAAACAAAGACGAG gGTAAAGCAACGTTGAAAAAACGAAGGAAATGTACAGTTGTACCAGTTGCGGAAGTAGCTTCAAATGTTTCTCCGGAACCAAACAATGGAAAGGATTTCATGACAGCGTCGACATTTCTCAAGAAAAAATTCCTCCAGAATATTGTATAA